The Aspergillus chevalieri M1 DNA, chromosome 5, nearly complete sequence genome includes a region encoding these proteins:
- a CDS encoding uncharacterized protein (COG:E,G;~EggNog:ENOG410PGHJ;~InterPro:IPR004853;~PFAM:PF03151,PF08449;~TransMembrane:9 (o29-50i57-79o99-121i128-147o153-170i177-200o212-230i242-267o273-294i)), which translates to MAPRRSQEADRKLESGQANQSANTGLHPAFYIALWIALSSSVILFNKWVLATAKFNFPLFLTTWHMGFATFMTQILARFTDKLDSRHNVPMTPRTYTRAIVPIGLMFSLSLICGNLSYLYLSVSFIQMLKATNAVATLLATWAFGIAPANFRTLGNVLLIVVGVAIASFGEIKFDMFGFLIQIGGIIFEALRLVMVQRLLSSAEFKMDPLVSLYYYAPACAVTNGVVTLFTEVPRMTMADIYGLGLGTLIANAMVAFLLNVSVVLLIGKTSAVVLTMAGILKDILLVFASMAIFRDPVTFQQFVGYSIALGGLAYYKLGAEKMGALLRDLRATLCG; encoded by the exons ATGGCTCCCCGTCGCTCACAGGAAGCCGACCGCAAACTCGAGAGCGGACAGGCCAACCAGTCCGCCAACACTGGTTTACACCCTGCATTTTACATCGC TCTGTGGATTGCGCTGAGTTCGAGTGTAATTCTTTTCAACAAGTGGGTGCTGGCGACCGCCAAATTCA ACTTCC CGCTCTTCTTGACGACATGGCATATGGGATTCGCGACCTTCATGACCCAGATTCTGGCGCGGTTCACCGATAAACTCGACTCGCGGCATAATGTTCCCATGACTCCGCGAACATACAC TCGCGCCATCGTGCCTATCGGTCTCATGTTCAGTTTGAGTCTTATCTGCGGAAACCTGTCGTATTTGTATCTCAGTGTTTCTTTTATTCAAATGCTCAAG GCAACAAACGCCGTCGCAACTCTCCTAGCAACATGGGCCTTTGGCATTGCGCCCGCTAATTTCCGCACGCTGGGCAATGTTCTCCTGATCGTGGTTGGTGTCGCGATTGCCTCGTTTGGAGAGATTAAGTTCGATATGTTTGGATTCCTGA TCCAAATTGGTGGTATCATCTTCGAGGCCCTCCGCCTCGTCATGGTCCAGCGCCTCCTTAGCTCCGCCGAATTCAAGATGGACCCTCTGGTCTCGCTGTACTACTACGCGCCCGCATGCGCCGTGACAAACGGTGTTGTCACCCTCTTCACTGAAGTCCCGCGCATGACCATGGCTGATATCTATGGCTTGGGTCTCGGGACCCTGATTGCTAATGCGATGGTTGCGTTCTTGCTTAATGTGTCCGTCGTTCTCTTG ATCGGCAAAACCTCCGCCGTGGTCCTCACCATGGCCGGTATTCTCAAGGATATCCTCCTTGTTTTCGCGTCCATGGCTATCTTCCGTGACCCCGTCACCTTCCAGCAGTTCGTTGGGTACTCGATTGCGCTTGGTGGTTTGGCGTACTACAAGCTTGGAGCTGAGAAGATGGGTGCTCTTCTGAGAGATCTGCGTGCGACTTTGTGCGGGTAA